DNA from Daucus carota subsp. sativus chromosome 1, DH1 v3.0, whole genome shotgun sequence:
AAATAGATATTTTTGAGTTTAAAGCCATAAAATTTTTAAGCACTTTGACATAAATTCCAGACAAACATACTGTAAGtgacataaaatctttttttttgttttttttttgataaaagtgACATAAAATCTTGACATACTCTAATGCTCagatgccttacaaattaggaATAGACGTGATACTCTTATCTTTATTAACAATACACATATtaagattaatatttaatgttgcAAACATACAAatgtttttttcaataatatgaCCTCCCTTTggatcaaaaaatatattttttgcgtGTTTTATCTCTAATATTCTCACGGTGCGTCAATTATTTTCTGTTTATTTAATCGGTGAAATTAAACGATTTTCAGGTTCACGTGTGAATCCGTGTAAGGTGATTAGGAGAAAGTCTTTGTTCTTAGGAATATCGATCCTCCACCGGCTAAATTAGTCGGTGCATGCTTATTATCAGGTTTTTTTTATGacagaaataattaaaaattcttaaggacaaaataattctttttaaattatcaCCGCGGCGCTAGGTCAATGCTTCTTGTCGTGTTTATAATCTCCCAAGTGGTGCAATAAGCAAGAGCATCTTCCACGCGCTGTTCAATCAAACAATCAGCAGGCAatttctattattaaaaaataagtcctcgttttttctaaaatatttttcctacatttttttaatacaaaattaaaaatgtgtttttacatttattatttaacaaaaatataagaaTTCTTTTCGGAAATAgagatattttatatatatttatttttatattgaaataaactcttatttcAGAAAGAAAAAGATTAATTACCAAACAAGCTCATGATGTCTCTTAAAATATTCAAGAGTTTCTAAAAAAACATAAGGTTAAGCAAACACCCTCATGGTGTCTCTTAAAAAGTTTAAGAGTCCATCTAGATCTGTAATGTTAAATGTGAATTTCGCTATCAGCTACGAGCATATCCAGTGGTGCTCttaaatctaattttaaaaaataatataatatatgacttCTAATAAGTTAATTTATTGAATATCGTGACAACTCCAACCattctctttatacttgctcttaactcatattttattattatttgagagaaAAGTCAGAGAGAAAATAGATAAAAGGGAATAGAATTAGAAGgaagtgattattttattcaattacaATAAATTAGGAGCACCTAGATGCtcattaaaagaaaagagagaagaaGCTCTTAACTATTTAAAGAACTACTAAGAGtccattggagctctaatttttcATATCTTCTGAAAATTTAGATTTAAAAGCTTGTTTGAGGAGTACATTGGAATGCTCTAAGCtatatattgttattttgttttttttttcttttttggattCTACGAACTCAATTaactttttgtttttgtaagatAACATGTCGTGCTAGAGTCGATCCACAATTAATCTATTTTCTTGATCAAATCacaaatattgttttgaaaacatatacaaaatatGTTTTACTTTGCTCTCTATTACCAGCAACGCTAGTAATTTTCCataaaaaacttataattttaacttgacataattgataataaaaagatttattagAATACGTTACATATTAAGAAGACTCGTAGATTAATATGCCGATAAAACTCAATTACTTACCAataaaattgttaatattttaattttaatagaataataataataataataataataataataatatgtagTAGAGTACAATAtaaatagatagtatagatctataatattatttttaacgtGATAACATGGTgcaattgaaaataataataatatatttagttgaaatatattatcggttatatattaataattatatataataatattatcttttttttatgtatgttgcatgtggtttttttcgaaaatcgggtttttagttagaaaaataaaaaagataatgtcttttagttaaaaagatagtTGTTATGTTGTTCAATGTTATATTTAGTAAATTGAGTTTATTTAGTTtagaaaatatgagaaaattaacaattttagttaaaaaagataattgattatataagtaggctCATAATTCTGCACAATTCTGCACAAGTATtgaccgaccgaccaaatttttaatatttcgatttTAATCAGTGTTATTTTGACTTTCTAGCACATGTTAAATGctttgatattattaaaatattattttttaaaaaattaaaagtattaaatcaatatttttatttataacataaatatttaaaaataacgttTCTAGCTATGTGATGAAACTATCCACAAATGTGTGttaaaagttaaatatatatatatatatattcgaaatGAAGAGAGTAATAAAATTCAATCAATTTTAccaaattatgtgattttgGACCCGAGACGAGTAATGGAAGTGAATGCTCTTGTCCTGTATTATACGCAATTACGCAGCCAGCTGAGTCACTGCTTATCGGGTTATCATCGTCATCCGTGATGTCAGTGCTTTATTAGGACTGTTTGGTTATCTAAAAAATTTCCTTTTTTCTGCTAAGCattgaattttaatatgttgAATTTTTGTTTAACAAGTTATTATAATTCGAactgatttataaattatttgtaaaaatcaaacaatttaTGAATGGACATGATACTCtgatctttatatataaatagatatataaacatattaaaacTAAACATTAACATTAATATTTGATGTTGCaaacaatcatatatttttgccCAAAAAAATGACCTTCCtcctaatcaaaatatatagttTTGTACTTTTTAATCTCTATTTTCAAAGTGagtcaattatattttattggttTATCTCTGTTCGGTGAAACTAAACAATTTTAGGTTCACGTATGAATCCGTGTATGGTGATTAGCAGAAAGTCTTTTGTCTTTTGGGATTATCGATCCTTCGCCTGCAGCTTAGTCAGTGCATGCTTATAATTATCAagtttttctttatttcatagaattaattaaaaaaatttaaaggacaaaaaattctttttttaaattataatgggGGCCGCTCAGTCAATGCTTCTTGTCGTGTTTATGATCTTCCAGGTCGCGCAATAAAATAACACGAGCGGGCGTCAACGCATGTGCGTGAAATTGGTGCTCTTGAGCCTCCACATCTTACTATAAATAGATGTCCCAAGTGCTCGTAATTTTACACACACAAATCTCTTCGACTCTCTTTAGTGTTTTACAGTATATAAATACTCTCGAGTAGTAGTATCAAGCTAAGAGTAAACCATGGGTGTAGTAACCAGAACTGCGGAGGCACGTTCGTCAAAAATGACAGCAGCTCAGCTGTACAAATCCATGTTCATTGACATGGATAAAGTCATGCCTAAAATTTTACCCCAGATCTTCAAGTCCGTTCGACTCGTTGAAGGTGACGGCGGTGTTGGAACAGTCAAGGAAATCACTTACGGTGAAGGTATATACTCTCTCTATTTTGAGATAtagataatttgattttttgatacGTGTTTTCAAGTAAAATCATTCTTTTTACacctattataataattatttgcaGCTGTGAAGGCGACGACTATGATCCAGAAACTAGTTGAAATGGATCCCGAAGCAATGACATACACAAAAGTGATCATCGGAGGTGACGTGTTGATGGGCACACTGGAATCAGTCGCTTATCATTCGGTAGTTGAGTCGAGTGATTCGGGAGAGTGTGTTGTCAAGTTGACTGTTGTGTTTACACCGCTGGCTGGTCAAGAGGTATCGGAAGACTACATTAAGGATTCCATTGCTCAGTCGTATCAGACATTCTATGCTGTTGAAGCTCACGTTCAAGCCACTTATTAATCAACTAAATGATCATCTGTACTTTGCTTTAATAACCGGTTTCTAACTGGGAGTGTTTACTGCATGCAATGTATGAAGTTATATATGTACCCTGTAATGATTTTTCTTAAAGTACTGCTAGATCTGTAATGTGAATTTCGCATCAGCTGCGTGTTATGGCATGACAAGTTGGCAACTCATTATTCTAAGCTATATTGTcctcttattatttatttgtacaATTAATTAATCCATACATATGCGAATGCGATCAACAAAACCTAAAACCGTGCATTTTGTCTGGTCTTTAACTATTTTTGACATATACTATAGATATCTCTTTGAAGGAGTTGGAAAtggatataaaattaaaaataaactatAAATCTATCCGTTCAAACTCTTATCATATTAAACATATTTATTcctatatcaaaattataaactCAAATGTTGACGTCTCCATCAGTGTAAACCAATAGAAGCTCCCGGAGCTATTTTAAGAAGTGAAAATATTGAGGTTGATTCGAGAATTTTTGAATTCAAATCTTAAtcctaattgattttaagttgaTCTTGCGGCGGCTGTGAGCAGTCAGCTGCCACAGAAATCTCTTTCTACGGTGGAGTCCGAGAATATCAATTTTGTtactatatatgtgtgtgttataTATAGATATGACACGAGATATGTTCTAACTATCTCTTTCTCACGTAGATTTCCAGATTCccaattttgttattatatatcGATATGATAATATATCGAGATGAcatattttaattgatattatttagATGAGAGAAATATTTTATGatgaaaacaagaaaattttaatttctttatttattcCTAGCTATAAGTTATAAAACATAAAAGAAATTGAACAAAATTTCTTACATACTTGTCCAAAAGTTTCTCTGCAATTTTATGTGCCGGTTTATTAACAAGAAGCCGGAGTTCTTCTAATTTCTGCTTTTCATGATTCATTTGTATAAAAAGGTAAGAGCACTAAAAATTGAGAATGCTAGTTCTTTTTAGCAATTCTCTCACAgcttttctttattttacaaacattttattaacttatttacttctcacttctaattcatttttttaattttaaacaaaaagttatttgttttaaatttaccTAAACGCGCctctttactcttttttttttcctcacGTAAACACCtgaatgaaataattaattattagacAACAACATATGTAAACGATGAGTAGGTAGTATGAATTGGCTTTATTTACTCATATCATTATATACTAACGAGTTAAAACATTATACGGTTGAATTTTATAaccattaataaatttatactcGTCCGCCGGCCAAGTCACTCTTATCGTCGTCATCTGTGATGTCAGTGCATTATTAGGTCtgtttgattatattataaattacctTTGCTAAGCattaaaaattacctttttttaTTAGAAGTTATAACAATTTGAactgatttataaattatttgtaaaaatcaACAATTTCTCAATAGACATTAGACATGATACTCTGATCTTTATTAATATTGGTacacatattaaaattaaatattaaaataaatattaatatttaatgttgcAAACATTCGAATATATCCGATAATATGACCTTCCtcctaatcaaaatatataattttgtactGTTTTATCTCTATTTTCACAGTGAgttgtcttttctttatctgtCCGGTGAAATTAAACAATTTTCAGGTTCAAGTATGAATCCGTATATGGTGATTAGCAGAAAGTCTTTGTCTTTTTGGATTATCGATCTTACGCCAAATAAATTGTCTGCATGCTTATTATCAAGTTTTTCTTTATtccatataattaattaaacaatcTAAACGACAGaaaagtttatatttaaattatcacCGCGGGGCTCAGTCAATGCATGTTGTCGTGTTTATAATCTCCCATGTGGTGCAGTAAGGTAAGGTAAGAGCATCTTTCATGCTTTACTCAACCAAActctcaattttaaatttaatgagCATAAATTGATAATATCTTTTAACTCTTCCTTTCAAAATGTATCCAGAAGCATTtgtagtttattattattattattataaattcacTTTCCTATCATTTTATTCAATCTTATCtctaattatcatttcaaataataacaaaatataaataggGAGCAAGTATTAAAATAGAACGGAATTTATCACAAATTTAATGTATTACTTATTAGAACTCGTGTATTATAGTAATTGGTcgcttattataaattttgcaTGTGCATCAAATTGGTGCTCTTGGGCCTCCACATCTGAGTATAAATAGATGTTCTAGTGCTCGCATTTTTACGCACGCAAATCTCTTCCTAATTTCTTgtgttttacatatataaattctcTCGAGTAGTATCTAGtctcaagttcagagtaaaTCATGGGAGTAGTAACCAGAACTGCGGAGGCACGTTCGTCAAAAATGACAGCAGCTCAGCTGTACAAAAACATGTTCATTGACATGGATAAAGTCATGCCCAAAATTTTACCCCAGATCTTCAAGTCCGTTCGACTCGTCGAAGGTGACGGCGGTGTTGGAACTGTCAAGGAAATCACTTACGGTGAAggtatatactccctctattttgaaATATGGGTGATTCGACTTTTTGATACGTGTTTCTAAGTCGTTagtaaaatcataatttttacaCCTATTATAATAATTACTTGCAGCTGTGAAGGCGACGACTATGATCCAGAAACTAGTTGAAATGGATCCAGAAGCAATGACATACACCAAAGTGATCATCGGAGGTGACGTGTTGATGGGGACACTCGAATCAGTCGCTTATCATTCGGTAGTTGAGTCGAGTGATTCGGGAGAGTGTGTTGTCAAGTTGACTGTTGTGTGTACACCGCTTCCTGGTCAAGAGGTATCGGAAGACTACATTAAGGATTCCATTGCTCAGTCGTATCAGACATTCTATGCTGTCGAAGAGCACGTTCAAGCCACTTGTTAATCAACTAagggggtgtttggttcatggttaacgAGGCCGGTTAACGGGAATTGGAACCTTATACCCATACATGATGTTTGGATTAGCAAAATTTTTGTGTGGAATGGGAACCTCATTCCTTCTTGGTGGGTAACCCACTCCTTCCTCACCCCTTGGGTTACCCATTCCCATACCCCCATTCCCATACCCCTCATTCCCATTCCGCATTCCCATTCCCACCAACCATCCAAACACCCCCCAAAATCATTGTCTGTACTTTGCTTTAATAACCAGTTTCTAACTGGGAGTGTTTGCTGCGTACTATTTATTTGTTTGAGTGTGTTTACTGCATGTAATATTGTAATGTATGAAGTTATGAACCCTGTAATGATTTTTCCTTCTCTCAGACTGTTAGATCTGTAATGTGTGAATTTTGCATGATGTGTAATGGTATGGCAAGTTGGCAACTCAATTATTGTCCTAATATTTGTACAATTAAAttaagagtgattgacactttgcaccccttatatttaggcgctttttcgatttggcctcaaacaattttttttggcagtatgcaccccaaagtttgaaaagcgcttcgctttgcacccctttgatcaatctccgttaattgaccgttaaagttaacagatttcaggttttcactttgcaccccacaattttaattttttttcatgagtgttttaatttatttttttttcaataaaaaatattttcctcaAGACTTGTGAATGACATATTTGAAAACGGAGCTAGTTTCAACCAGCAAAGACCTAACAATTATGTCGCAAAGCCAAATTACAACCAAGAACAACAATTTGAAGTGGCAGATGCAATTTCCGTGAGGCCATTAACAAAAACCTCAGGTGCATTAAGATGCTCCGAAAGATCTGCATGCTAAATAAATGTGAAAGTTCTTAACATGAAAAAACATCTCCTTGGTTATAATGTGTAATATATGCCTTGcgttgtaaattgtaatatatattgattcatTGAGCTCTGCAAAATATTCGTTCTAGATCAACAAAGCTCATTTCTACTAATTAACTTGAACAAAATTACAGTTGTCAAACATATAATTAGTTTTCATCCGTCAATCTTCTTCACTGTCGGAATTTACATATGCTACTAGCAAGCTTTTAACAGGGTTGTCCATGCTATTTTTGGTTTTATCGCCATCTATTGAAGGTGCCACTTTTCCCCCTGGTTTGCCTCGGGTTTACTGTTAGCTGAGTGTCCACACTGTCCAGTGATGGTAGATACAGTAACGTTCTTATTATCATGAGGGGTTGCAACTCTTGGTCGCTTTGGTTTGACTTCCACCACTTTCTTAAGAAAATCCTACTGTCTACAACACAACAAAAACTTAACTTAAAATTCTGAATATAGATTTCCatttgagtgtgtgtgtgtgagagagagagagagagggagggagggagggagggagggagaccTAATCCCACTCTTTGGTTTTGGCTCAACCCGAAGTGGCAGGGGAATTGTTGCTGGTGAAGAATCAGCTATGCTTGCAGCTTTGTTCAAAGCGGTTACAGAAATTCTAGCAACAATAAATTAAACTGATTTTCTGAGCCTAAAAACCAAACATAAACAGTAAGCATATATATCTTTTTAGTAaatcttttacaaatatatcttttttttaaaaattgcttTTCAAATCAAGGGATTTAAACAAAACAATGGTTTTGAGTGTCACCGGTTCCCTGCAAATATTTAGGCCCTTTGAAATATTTCAAGAAAactcatgaaaaaaatttaaaactgtggggtgcaaagtgaaaacctgaaatctgttaactttaacggtcaattaacggagagtggtcaaaagggtgcaaatcgaagcgcttttcaaactttagggtgcatactgccaaaaaaaattgtttgagaccaaatcgaaaaagcgcctaaaaataaggggtgcaaagtgtcaatcactcattAATTAATTCCATATATAACGAATGCGATCGGCAACATCTATACTGGTCTATACTGGGCGTGCTCAACGCCTGGGGCTGTCTATTTGAATTGGGTTTTGGACACAAAA
Protein-coding regions in this window:
- the LOC108194075 gene encoding pathogenesis-related protein 2; the protein is MGVVTRTAEARSSKMTAAQLYKSMFIDMDKVMPKILPQIFKSVRLVEGDGGVGTVKEITYGEAVKATTMIQKLVEMDPEAMTYTKVIIGGDVLMGTLESVAYHSVVESSDSGECVVKLTVVFTPLAGQEVSEDYIKDSIAQSYQTFYAVEAHVQATY
- the LOC108198435 gene encoding pathogenesis-related protein 2; its protein translation is MGVVTRTAEARSSKMTAAQLYKNMFIDMDKVMPKILPQIFKSVRLVEGDGGVGTVKEITYGEAVKATTMIQKLVEMDPEAMTYTKVIIGGDVLMGTLESVAYHSVVESSDSGECVVKLTVVCTPLPGQEVSEDYIKDSIAQSYQTFYAVEEHVQATC